From Labrus bergylta chromosome 22, fLabBer1.1, whole genome shotgun sequence, one genomic window encodes:
- the sf1 gene encoding splicing factor 1 isoform X3 has product MVGLNPDFKPPADYKPPATRVNDKVMIPQDEYPEINFVGLLIGPRGNTLKNIEKECCAKIMIRGKGSVKEGKVGRKDGQMLPGEDEPLHALVTANTMENVKKAVEQIRNILKQGIETPEDQNDLRKMQLRELARLNGTLREDDNRILRPWQNAEPRSITNTTLCTKCGGAGHISSDCKYTSSFAAHRATGGEPPQSAQDKARMDKEYLSLMAELGEAPVPSSGGGHSGNQGGAPRSSGPNSNQPPPQNRPPWMSSGPTENRNYHSMHGGPGGHGGPHSFPPPMPNMGGPPMPPNPNGLPPPWMQPPPPPMGQGPGPHGHPMGLLPPPMGMMPPPPPPPSNQPPPPPSGPLPPWQQQAPPPPPTSSMATSTPLPWQQNTTTTSSPGTGTLPPWQQPQQTAASGAQPPPPMGTPSMVPPPPGVQPPLPPGAPPPPPPPPPGSTGMMYAPPPPPPPMDPSNFVTMMGMGVPGMPPFGMPPAPPPPPPQN; this is encoded by the exons ATGGTCGGACTGAACCCTGACttcaagcctcctgcagactaCAA acctccagcCACCAGAGTCAACGACAAAGTGATGATCCCCCAGGATGAGTACCCTGAAATCAACTTTGTTGGTCTTCTGATCGGGCCGCG AGGTAACACGCTGAAAAACATAGAGAAGGAGTGCTGTGCCAAGATCATGATCCGGGGGAAAGGTTCAGTGAAGGAGGGGAAGGTCGGCCGGAAAGATGGACAGATGCTTCCAGGAGAAGACGAGCCGCTGCACGCCCTCGTCACCGCCAACACCATGGAGAATGTCAAGAAGGCTGTGGAGCAG ATTCGTAACATTCTGAAACAAGGCATCGAGACGCCTGAGGATCAGAACGACCTGAGAAAGATGCAGCTGAGGGAGCTCGCCAGACTCAACGGCACCCTGAGGGAGGACGACAACAG aatCCTTCGTCCATGGCAGAACGCTGAACCTCGCAGCATCACCAACACCACCCTGTGCACCAAGTGTGGTGGAGCCGGACACATCTCCTCCGACTGCAAATACACCAG CTCCTTCGCTGCCCACAGAGCGACGGGCGGCGAGCCCCCTCAGTCAGCTCAGGACAAAGCTCGTATGGACAAAGAGTATCTGTCCCTCATGGCCGAGCTGGGGGAGGCTCCGGTCCCTTCGTCTGGAGGAGGACACTCTGGAAACCAGGGAGGAGCACCCCGGTCCTCAGGACCCAACAGCAACCAGCCCCCACCG cagaACCGCCCCCCCTGGATGAGCTCCGGGCCCACTGAGAACAGGAACTACCACAGCATGCATGGTGGACCGGGAGGTCACGGAGGACCTCACAGCTTCCCTCCCCCCATGCCCAACATGGGAGGCCCCCCAATGCCTCCAAACCCCAACGGCCTGCCTCCCCCCTGGAtgcagccccctcctcctcccatgGGCCAGGGACCAGGACCTCATGGACACCCCATGG GTCTGCTGCCGCCTCCGATGGGCATGAtgcctcctccccctcctccccccagcAACCAGCCGCCTCCCCCTCCTTCTGGACCCCTgccaccatggcaacagcaggctcCACCCCCACCTCCAACCAGCAGTATGGCAACCAGTACACcgctgccatggcaacaga ACACCACCACCACGTCCAGCCCTGGAACCGGCACCCTGCCCCCCTGGCAGCAGCCCCAGCAGACTGCAGCCTCCGGAGCTCAGCCCCCTCCACCCATGGGAACCCCCTCCATGGTGCCGCCTCCCCCTGGCGTCCAGCCCCCACTGCCCCCCggagcccctcctcctccccctccccctcccccaggCTCAACAGGCATGATGTACGCGCCTCCGCCTCCCCCGCCTCCCATGGACCCTTCCAACTTTGTCACCATGATGGGGATGGGGGTGCCGGGCATGCCCCCCTTTGGCATGCCTCCTGCCCCaccgccccctccccctcaaAATTAA
- the sf1 gene encoding splicing factor 1 isoform X1, with product MATGANATPLGKLHPSIGAKRGFDAGPGAGNGLMPTPGPPASFPALQVFQPPMPTAAFPQFSPAAGFAAPLPQQQLPSVVSGPDFGSKKQRKKSRWSSETPDQKTVIPGMPTVIPPGLTRDQERAYIVQLQIEDLTRKLRTGDLGIPVNPEDRSPSPEPIYNSEGKRLNTREYRTRKKIEEERHSLITEMVGLNPDFKPPADYKPPATRVNDKVMIPQDEYPEINFVGLLIGPRGNTLKNIEKECCAKIMIRGKGSVKEGKVGRKDGQMLPGEDEPLHALVTANTMENVKKAVEQIRNILKQGIETPEDQNDLRKMQLRELARLNGTLREDDNRILRPWQNAEPRSITNTTLCTKCGGAGHISSDCKYTSSFAAHRATGGEPPQSAQDKARMDKEYLSLMAELGEAPVPSSGGGHSGNQGGAPRSSGPNSNQPPPQNRPPWMSSGPTENRNYHSMHGGPGGHGGPHSFPPPMPNMGGPPMPPNPNGLPPPWMQPPPPPMGQGPGPHGHPMGLLPPPMGMMPPPPPPPSNQPPPPPSGPLPPWQQQAPPPPPTSSMATSTPLPWQQNTTTTSSPGTGTLPPWQQPQQTAASGAQPPPPMGTPSMVPPPPGVQPPLPPGAPPPPPPPPPGSTGMMYAPPPPPPPMDPSNFVTMMGMGVPGMPPFGMPPAPPPPPPQN from the exons ATGGCAACGGGAGCAAATGCAACTCCGTTAGGGAAGTTGCACCCCAGCATCGGCGCTAAACGGGGATTTGATGCGGGGCCTGGTGCGGGCAACGGGCTGATGCCGACACCGGGGCCGCCTGCCTCCTTCCCGGCTCTGCAAGTATTTCAGCCCCCAATGCCGACCGCCGCTTTCCCGCAGTTCAGTCCGGCGGCAGGGTTTGCTGCCCCGCTCCCACAGCAACAACTCCCGTCGGTCGTGTCCGGACCAG aTTTTGGCTCGaagaaacaaaggaagaagAGTCGCTGGAGCAGCGAGACGCCCGATCAGAAGACGGTCATTCCGGGCATGCCCACTGTCATTCCCCCCGGCCTGACCCGGGACCAAGAGAGAGCCTATATAG TCCAACTGCAGATCGAAGACCTGACTCGTAAACTGCGTACAGGAGACCTGGGAATCCCTGTTAACCCTGAGGACAG GTCTCCGTCTCCGGAGCCAATCTACAACAGCGAGGGGAAGAGGTTAAACACCCGAGAGTACCGCACGCGGAAGAAGATCGAGGAGGAGCGTCACTCCCTCATCACAGAGATGGTCGGACTGAACCCTGACttcaagcctcctgcagactaCAA acctccagcCACCAGAGTCAACGACAAAGTGATGATCCCCCAGGATGAGTACCCTGAAATCAACTTTGTTGGTCTTCTGATCGGGCCGCG AGGTAACACGCTGAAAAACATAGAGAAGGAGTGCTGTGCCAAGATCATGATCCGGGGGAAAGGTTCAGTGAAGGAGGGGAAGGTCGGCCGGAAAGATGGACAGATGCTTCCAGGAGAAGACGAGCCGCTGCACGCCCTCGTCACCGCCAACACCATGGAGAATGTCAAGAAGGCTGTGGAGCAG ATTCGTAACATTCTGAAACAAGGCATCGAGACGCCTGAGGATCAGAACGACCTGAGAAAGATGCAGCTGAGGGAGCTCGCCAGACTCAACGGCACCCTGAGGGAGGACGACAACAG aatCCTTCGTCCATGGCAGAACGCTGAACCTCGCAGCATCACCAACACCACCCTGTGCACCAAGTGTGGTGGAGCCGGACACATCTCCTCCGACTGCAAATACACCAG CTCCTTCGCTGCCCACAGAGCGACGGGCGGCGAGCCCCCTCAGTCAGCTCAGGACAAAGCTCGTATGGACAAAGAGTATCTGTCCCTCATGGCCGAGCTGGGGGAGGCTCCGGTCCCTTCGTCTGGAGGAGGACACTCTGGAAACCAGGGAGGAGCACCCCGGTCCTCAGGACCCAACAGCAACCAGCCCCCACCG cagaACCGCCCCCCCTGGATGAGCTCCGGGCCCACTGAGAACAGGAACTACCACAGCATGCATGGTGGACCGGGAGGTCACGGAGGACCTCACAGCTTCCCTCCCCCCATGCCCAACATGGGAGGCCCCCCAATGCCTCCAAACCCCAACGGCCTGCCTCCCCCCTGGAtgcagccccctcctcctcccatgGGCCAGGGACCAGGACCTCATGGACACCCCATGG GTCTGCTGCCGCCTCCGATGGGCATGAtgcctcctccccctcctccccccagcAACCAGCCGCCTCCCCCTCCTTCTGGACCCCTgccaccatggcaacagcaggctcCACCCCCACCTCCAACCAGCAGTATGGCAACCAGTACACcgctgccatggcaacaga ACACCACCACCACGTCCAGCCCTGGAACCGGCACCCTGCCCCCCTGGCAGCAGCCCCAGCAGACTGCAGCCTCCGGAGCTCAGCCCCCTCCACCCATGGGAACCCCCTCCATGGTGCCGCCTCCCCCTGGCGTCCAGCCCCCACTGCCCCCCggagcccctcctcctccccctccccctcccccaggCTCAACAGGCATGATGTACGCGCCTCCGCCTCCCCCGCCTCCCATGGACCCTTCCAACTTTGTCACCATGATGGGGATGGGGGTGCCGGGCATGCCCCCCTTTGGCATGCCTCCTGCCCCaccgccccctccccctcaaAATTAA
- the rbm4.1 gene encoding RNA-binding protein 4.1: MVKIFIGNLAQETTSDELRSLFSQYGKIAECTIVKNFGFVHMDDKAEAEEAISNLHHYELNGQPMNVELSRGKSRGSAKLHVGNIACTNQELRAKFEEFGAVLECDIVKNYAFVHMERMEDAMEVISQLDNTAFKGKLMSVKLSTSRLRTAPGMGDRSGCYRCGQEGHWSKECPLDQNGYHRNGSEPNSDGYDASRFGGRGRSRGYHPDFSVEPDYGTGYAPVHGFPRGAAHSSAMAGYRRSTGYESAMRYGPPPGYGISAGADHSMARMYGSEAAYRTNSSFYGAVPPYPMRRSPYEERDPYGVVDYYEKYRASYYEDRRAVPMPPPTTSSTGLTRERLPPSSHDLYECPPFPPPPAPVSSYYPRERSPIRRVPAEADGYTYERSRLSPVAALQRSSTYEVPRDQGAERARYAY; this comes from the exons ATGGTGAAAATATTCATCGGGAACTTGGCCCAGGAAACCACATCAGATGAACTTcgctctctcttctcccagtATGGGAAGATCGCAGAATGCACTATTGTCAAGAACTTTGGCTTCGTGCACATGGACGACAAAGCGGAGGCAGAAGAAGCCATCAGTAACCTCCATCATTACGAGCTCAACGGTCAGCCAATGAATGTAGAGCTGAGCCGAGGCAAGTCGCGAGGATCGGCTAAACTACACGTGGGGAACATCGCCTGCACCAACCAGGAGCTGAGGGCCAAGTTTGAGGAGTTTGGAGCTGTGTTGGAGTGTGACATAGTCAAGAACTACGCTTTTGTTCACATGGAGCGAATGGAGGACGCCATGGAGGTCATTAGTCAGTTAGACAACACAGCGTTTAAAG gcaAACTGATGAGCGTGAAGCTTTCGACTAGCCGCCTGCGTACTGCGCCGGGAATGGGAGACAGATCGGGTTGTTATCGTTGCGGGCAGGAAGGCCACTGGTCCAAAGAGTGCCCTCTAGACCAAAATGGCTACCACAGAAACGGCTCAGAGCCAAACTCTGATGGATACGATGCCTCGAGATTCGGCGGGCGTGGTCGCAGCAGGGGTTATCATCCGGACTTCAGCGTCGAGCCAGATTACGGCACAGGCTACGCTCCTGTTCATGGTTTTCCACGGGGTGCTGCTCACAGCAGCGCCATGGCAGGGTACAGAAGGAGCACGGGCTACGAGAGTGCAATGAGATACGGGCCGCCCCCGGGTTACGGCATTAGTGCTGGTGCTGACCATAGCATGGCTCGGATGTACGGCAGCGAAGCAGCTTACAGGACTAACAGCTCATTCTATGGCGCGGTACCTCCCTATCCCATGCGGCGGTCGCCCTACGAGGAACGGGATCCGTACGGTGTCGTGGACTACTACGAGAAGTACAGGGCCAGTTATTATGAAGATCGTCGCGCTGTTCCCATGCCTCCTCCTACAACCTCCTCCACGGGTTTAACGAGGGAGCGTCTGCCCCCCTCTAGCCACGACCTTTACGAGTGTCCTCCCTTCCCTCCTCCACCAGCCCCCGTCTCCTCATATTACCCACGTGAGCGGAGTCCGATTCGGAGAGTCCCTGCCGAGGCAGATGGATACACATACGAGCGCTCGCGCCTTTCCCCGGTGGCCGCCCTACAGAGAAGTTCTACCTACGAGGTTCCGCGGGATCAGGGTGCTGAGCGGGCACGATATGCTTACTGA
- the sf1 gene encoding splicing factor 1 isoform X2 has product MATGANATPLGKLHPSIGAKRGFDAGPGAGNGLMPTPGPPASFPALQVFQPPMPTAAFPQFSPAAGFAAPLPQQQLPSVVSGPDFGSKKQRKKSRWSSETPDQKTVIPGMPTVIPPGLTRDQERAYIVQLQIEDLTRKLRTGDLGIPVNPEDRSPSPEPIYNSEGKRLNTREYRTRKKIEEERHSLITEMVGLNPDFKPPADYKPPATRVNDKVMIPQDEYPEINFVGLLIGPRGNTLKNIEKECCAKIMIRGKGSVKEGKVGRKDGQMLPGEDEPLHALVTANTMENVKKAVEQIRNILKQGIETPEDQNDLRKMQLRELARLNGTLREDDNRILRPWQNAEPRSITNTTLCTKCGGAGHISSDCKYTSSFAAHRATGGEPPQSAQDKARMDKEYLSLMAELGEAPVPSSGGGHSGNQGGAPRSSGPNSNQPPPNRPPWMSSGPTENRNYHSMHGGPGGHGGPHSFPPPMPNMGGPPMPPNPNGLPPPWMQPPPPPMGQGPGPHGHPMGLLPPPMGMMPPPPPPPSNQPPPPPSGPLPPWQQQAPPPPPTSSMATSTPLPWQQNTTTTSSPGTGTLPPWQQPQQTAASGAQPPPPMGTPSMVPPPPGVQPPLPPGAPPPPPPPPPGSTGMMYAPPPPPPPMDPSNFVTMMGMGVPGMPPFGMPPAPPPPPPQN; this is encoded by the exons ATGGCAACGGGAGCAAATGCAACTCCGTTAGGGAAGTTGCACCCCAGCATCGGCGCTAAACGGGGATTTGATGCGGGGCCTGGTGCGGGCAACGGGCTGATGCCGACACCGGGGCCGCCTGCCTCCTTCCCGGCTCTGCAAGTATTTCAGCCCCCAATGCCGACCGCCGCTTTCCCGCAGTTCAGTCCGGCGGCAGGGTTTGCTGCCCCGCTCCCACAGCAACAACTCCCGTCGGTCGTGTCCGGACCAG aTTTTGGCTCGaagaaacaaaggaagaagAGTCGCTGGAGCAGCGAGACGCCCGATCAGAAGACGGTCATTCCGGGCATGCCCACTGTCATTCCCCCCGGCCTGACCCGGGACCAAGAGAGAGCCTATATAG TCCAACTGCAGATCGAAGACCTGACTCGTAAACTGCGTACAGGAGACCTGGGAATCCCTGTTAACCCTGAGGACAG GTCTCCGTCTCCGGAGCCAATCTACAACAGCGAGGGGAAGAGGTTAAACACCCGAGAGTACCGCACGCGGAAGAAGATCGAGGAGGAGCGTCACTCCCTCATCACAGAGATGGTCGGACTGAACCCTGACttcaagcctcctgcagactaCAA acctccagcCACCAGAGTCAACGACAAAGTGATGATCCCCCAGGATGAGTACCCTGAAATCAACTTTGTTGGTCTTCTGATCGGGCCGCG AGGTAACACGCTGAAAAACATAGAGAAGGAGTGCTGTGCCAAGATCATGATCCGGGGGAAAGGTTCAGTGAAGGAGGGGAAGGTCGGCCGGAAAGATGGACAGATGCTTCCAGGAGAAGACGAGCCGCTGCACGCCCTCGTCACCGCCAACACCATGGAGAATGTCAAGAAGGCTGTGGAGCAG ATTCGTAACATTCTGAAACAAGGCATCGAGACGCCTGAGGATCAGAACGACCTGAGAAAGATGCAGCTGAGGGAGCTCGCCAGACTCAACGGCACCCTGAGGGAGGACGACAACAG aatCCTTCGTCCATGGCAGAACGCTGAACCTCGCAGCATCACCAACACCACCCTGTGCACCAAGTGTGGTGGAGCCGGACACATCTCCTCCGACTGCAAATACACCAG CTCCTTCGCTGCCCACAGAGCGACGGGCGGCGAGCCCCCTCAGTCAGCTCAGGACAAAGCTCGTATGGACAAAGAGTATCTGTCCCTCATGGCCGAGCTGGGGGAGGCTCCGGTCCCTTCGTCTGGAGGAGGACACTCTGGAAACCAGGGAGGAGCACCCCGGTCCTCAGGACCCAACAGCAACCAGCCCCCACCG aACCGCCCCCCCTGGATGAGCTCCGGGCCCACTGAGAACAGGAACTACCACAGCATGCATGGTGGACCGGGAGGTCACGGAGGACCTCACAGCTTCCCTCCCCCCATGCCCAACATGGGAGGCCCCCCAATGCCTCCAAACCCCAACGGCCTGCCTCCCCCCTGGAtgcagccccctcctcctcccatgGGCCAGGGACCAGGACCTCATGGACACCCCATGG GTCTGCTGCCGCCTCCGATGGGCATGAtgcctcctccccctcctccccccagcAACCAGCCGCCTCCCCCTCCTTCTGGACCCCTgccaccatggcaacagcaggctcCACCCCCACCTCCAACCAGCAGTATGGCAACCAGTACACcgctgccatggcaacaga ACACCACCACCACGTCCAGCCCTGGAACCGGCACCCTGCCCCCCTGGCAGCAGCCCCAGCAGACTGCAGCCTCCGGAGCTCAGCCCCCTCCACCCATGGGAACCCCCTCCATGGTGCCGCCTCCCCCTGGCGTCCAGCCCCCACTGCCCCCCggagcccctcctcctccccctccccctcccccaggCTCAACAGGCATGATGTACGCGCCTCCGCCTCCCCCGCCTCCCATGGACCCTTCCAACTTTGTCACCATGATGGGGATGGGGGTGCCGGGCATGCCCCCCTTTGGCATGCCTCCTGCCCCaccgccccctccccctcaaAATTAA